Within the Flavobacterium sp. CG_23.5 genome, the region CTATCAGAGGATTTATATTCGCAATGTTAGTTGGTATAATCGTAGGAACTTATTCTTCATTGTTTATTGCAACACCAGTATTGGTTGATACAATATCTAAAGAAGATAAAAAGTTAATCGAACAACATCATCAAGAAAGCTAAGATAGCTTTTACAGAGATTTTTATAAAAGAGATTCAACGTAAGTTGAGTCTCTTTTTTTTTAAACCAAAAGTGAGAATCTAAAGTTTTTATTTGTAATTTAATGATCAGGAAACATATCAGTCTTTAAAATAAATTTCATGTTAAAAAAAATATTTTTTATTTTAACTCTCGTCTTTACTTATCAAACATTTTTCGCTCAGTATAAAGGAAGTAAAATAATATTAGGTTTGGCTTATGGTATTGGAAATGAATTAAAAAACAGCGATTATACGTACACTAATAATTATTATAAACTACAAGTGTATTATGCCTTTAAAGATACAAAGAACTTTAGGTATGAGGTCTTGCTGCAGCCAGAACTAAACTTTGCAAAGCACGAGCTTTTGAACTTTTATTTTGTGAAGCCTAACGACCCTAATTATATTGAAAAAAGAGAACGATTTACCAAGTTGAAAAATATAAGAGAATATGTTTTTAATATAGGTTTTTTGATGCGAAAACCTGTTTTTAAAACGGCAAGTATTTATTTTTTAGGAAGTGTTGGTCCTATGTATACTGATACTGAAACAGAGCGGCTGTCAAAAGGATTTGCTTTTTCGGATGTATTGGCGGTAGGGTTCACTTTTAAAATCAATAGTGTAACAGTTGACATAAGGCCTAATTTTCGACATGTTTCTAACGCTGGATTACAAGATTCTAATTCGGGTTATAATACAAAAAATATAGAATTTGGATTTTCTTTTCCTTATTAAAAATTAAGGTAAAATTATACTTTTATACCACTTTCTTAGTTTGAAGTTGAAATTAATTACCTGGTATTGATATTATTATATCCTCGAAGTCAATAATATTTAAAAAAATAAATTTATAATTATTACTAATTTTATATATTTACTAAGCAATCCCAATATATTACCACTTTGTATTTAAAGTTATCTTAAAAATTTAAAGCGATGGAGAAATCTACTAAGTTGTTAATCTTTATGTATTTGCTTATTAATGTTAATCTTTTTGCTCGTGAAGTTAGTAATAAAGTAGAAATTAAAATTGAGACTACTACTGTTGCAACTAATTTAAATAACTCAAAATTCACCCCTGCAATTGATATTACCAGCAGTATTTTAAGAAATCTAAACAAATCCTCTGAATTTTTTAATATTGCCACTCCTCCGCCAACAGTTACTTCACCAATTTATTATTGTCAAAATAAAGTGGCTAATCCTTTAACAGCGACTCCTTCCGCGGGAGGAACTTTAAATTGGTATGGGACAAACGCAATAGGAGGAACGGCATCTTCAACAGCTCCGACTCCTTCAACAACTGCTATAGGAACGACATCATATTATGTAAGTGAGACTGTGAGCGGTGTTGAAAGTACCCGCTCTAAGATTGATGTAATTATTGTAGCAGATAATGGGTCAAAGATATTACTTCTTAGATGTGACCCTACTCAAATTGCAGCTGCTGATAAAAACAGCTCCGTTTTTTTTGATTGGACA harbors:
- a CDS encoding acyloxyacyl hydrolase; translated protein: MLKKIFFILTLVFTYQTFFAQYKGSKIILGLAYGIGNELKNSDYTYTNNYYKLQVYYAFKDTKNFRYEVLLQPELNFAKHELLNFYFVKPNDPNYIEKRERFTKLKNIREYVFNIGFLMRKPVFKTASIYFLGSVGPMYTDTETERLSKGFAFSDVLAVGFTFKINSVTVDIRPNFRHVSNAGLQDSNSGYNTKNIEFGFSFPY